In Papaver somniferum cultivar HN1 unplaced genomic scaffold, ASM357369v1 unplaced-scaffold_135, whole genome shotgun sequence, one DNA window encodes the following:
- the LOC113334095 gene encoding uncharacterized protein LOC113334095 has translation MSVMNSEFRNDNDFIKDAMEQPVVTIDETPKKAPKRIAKKPVSKEKSVKISPTRRSPRLHAQSKNENSNGGASRKLLFMDLLNEVESQGFSCLSQATVVGSSSTPVDSFNHDYWVDEVNNTAAGDNTDAGDKTDAGDKANAGDKTDTGDKTDAGDKANAGDKTDTGDKTDAGDNSDGDDEDNVVLENTTVDECHPIEDPNAPPIFDSDEENDIDYEDIVKTYKVGDESSDSSSSEEDNEEVSNDDKNNDKDNDGPEVNDDKYSKPKLDYQKWKEMFNMHSDEEEEPLFPVEEEVTPVDPTKMEVKYAFNNKSAYKKHLRGYCVKHNYQYTVYKSDKTRLRVRCRFREEYGCNWFVNASIKRHEPTFIVRKVNLEHTCVADPKSFNRSTDPEFVKDVARNLLLEDLFGNYEDSYKDVPIFCAMVAHTNPGSVAKYTYGKRDKTFMSMTISFAAPMRGFQKACRGVIGLDACHLTGKRGGVLMAATAIDGQNSLVPLGIKVAKSETKESWTGFLKDLAPAINAHHAGRITFISDRQKGLLESVPKVFPGARVRYCFRHLYKNFKKYHKAPTLHNLLWNACKAYKVRHFQEHFDNICKESPAAGEYLRKEDPSTWSRAYFDPISCCEHMNNNFSESFNSMSSNMRDKPIIQLGMMYGQLVMGLLFKRREESAKWNQNDLVPAAVKLINKMLDLVGKFDTEGSVVGQVYLVTNVSTKKIFTVNIVDKQCTCLQWQLRGFPCQHAVCALKLLRPNWKDYCAPYYSVEYYRTIYADAVNPLEDISEWNWEDKASMDINLKPPPYQRKTGRPAKKRKRSYDEPETVVKKRKCGKCGSTAGHNKRTCAGGDVGKNPTGFMPSTEYDAANCTFTSRDHPESSSARGKAKVNKSRGTSSFVGESTGPKNFGRAPTEPSTHGSTQDVN, from the exons ATGAGTGTAATGAATTCAGAATTTAGGAATGACAATGACTTCATTAAGGATGCAATGGAACAACCAGTAGTAACAATTGATGAGACTCCTAAGAAGgcacctaagaggattgctaagaAGCCAGTTTCAAAGGAAAAGTCAGTAAAGATATCACCTACAAGGAGATCACCAAGGTTGCATGCTCAATCAAAGAATGAAAACTCAAATGGAGGAGCATCTAGGAAGTTGTTGTTCATGGATCTGTTAAATGAAGTGGAATCTCAGGgtttttcttgcctaagtcaagcCACTGTTGTTGGTTCTAGCAGTACACCAGTTGATAGCTTTAATCATGATTACTGGGTTGATGAAGTAAACAACACTGCtgcaggggataacactgatgcaggggataagactgatgcaggggataaggctaatgcaggggataagactgatacaggggataagactgatgcaggggataaggctaatgcaggggataagactgatacaggggataagactgatgcaggggacaatagtgatggtgatgatgaggacaatgtggTGCTAGAGAACACTACTGTAGATGAATGTCACCCCATTGAAGACCCAAATGCTCCACCAAtctttgacagtgatgaagaaaatgatattgattatgaagaTATTGTCAAGACATACAAAGTTGGAGATGAAAGCAGTGATTCAAGCAGTAGTGAAGAAGACAATGAAGAAG TTTCTAATGATGACAAGAATAATGATAAGGATAATGATGGTCCTGAAGTAAATGATGATAAATATTCCAAGCCAAAGCTTGATTACCAGAAGTGGAAAGAAATGTTCAATATgcacagtgatgaagaagaagaaccattaTTCCCTGTAGAAGAAGAGGTGACTCCTGTTGATCCTACTAAGATGGAGGTAAAGTATGCTTTTAATAACAAGAGTGCTTATAAGAAACATCTTAGGGGTTACTGTGTAAAACATAATTATCAGTATACGGTCTATAAGAGTGACAAAACAAGATTAAGAGTGAGATGTAGGTTTAGGGAAGAGTATGGCTGTAACTGGTTTGTAAATGCTAGCATAAAAAGGCATGAGCCTACTTTTATTGTTAGGAAGGTTAATCTAGAACACACTTGTGTTGCGGATCCAAAGAGTTTTAACAGATCCACGGATCCTGAGTTCGTAAAAGATGTG GCTAGAAATCTTCTTTTAGAAGATCTGTTTGGTAATTATGAAGACAGCTACAAGGATGTACCCATCTTTTGTGCAATGGTGGCTCATACTAATCCAGGGTCTGTTGCTAAATACACTTATGGGAAAAGAG ATAAGACATTCATGAGCATGACTATTTCATTTGCTGCACCAATGAGAGGATTTCAGAAAGCTTGCAGGGGAGTCATAGGTTTAGATGCATGCCATCTAACTGGAAAGCGTGGTGGTGTTCTAATGGCTGCAACAGCAATTGATGGTCAGAATTCTCTGGTGCCTTTAGGCATTAAGGTGGCTAAGAGTGAAACCAAGGAGAGCTGGACTGGGTTCCTCAAGGATTTGGCTCCAGCAATCAATGCACATCATGCTGGCAGAATTACCTTTATTTCTGATAGGCAAAAAGGGTTGTTGGAATCTGTTCCAAAGGTTTTCCCTGGTGCAAGAGTTAGATATTGCTTCAGGCACTTGTACAAGAACTTCAAGAAGTACCACAAGGCACCAACCTTGCACAACTTATTGTGGAATGCATGCAAAGCTTACAAAGTGAGGCATTTTCAG GAGCACTTTGACAACATATGCAAAGAAAGTCCGGCTGCTGGTGAATATCTTAGGAAAGAAGATCCAAGTACTTGGTCTAGGGCTTATTTTGATCCCATTAGCTGTTGTGAGCATATGAATAACAATTTCTCAGAATCATTTAATTCTATGAGTTCTAATATGAGAGATAAACCAATAATCCAACTAGGCATGATGTATGGTCAGTTAGTAATGGGTTTGTTATTTAAGAGAAGGGAAGAATCTGCTAAGTGGAATCAAAATGATTTGGTCCCTGCTGCTGTTAAGTTGATAAATAAGATGCTTGACTTGGTTGGGAAGTTTGATACAGAAGGAAGTGTGGTTGGACAGGTTTATTTGGTAACTAATGTGTCTACCAAGAAAATTTTCACAGTGAACATTGTAGACAAACAATGCACTTGTTTGCAATGGCAGCTAAGGGGATTCCCTTGTCAACATGCTGTATGTGCATTGAAACTGCTCAGGCCAAACTGGAAAGA TTATTGTGCTCCTTACTactctgtggaatattataggaccaTATATGCAGATGCTGTAAATCCACTAGAAGACATAAGTGAATGGAACTGGGAAGATAAG GCATCCATGGACATCAACTTAAAGCCTCCTCCTTATCAAAGAAAAACTGGAAGACCagcaaagaagaggaagaggagctaTGATGAACCTGAAACTGTGGTGAAGAAAAGGAAATGTGGAAAGTGTGGATCTACTGCTGGTCATAATAAGAGAACCTgtgctggtggtgatgttggtaaaaACCCAACTGGATTCATGCCAAGCACCGAGTATGATGCTGCAAACTGCACCTTCACTAGTAGAGATCATCCTGAAAGTAGCAGTGCAAGGGGTAAAGCAAAGGTGAACAAATCCAGAGGTACATCTTCATTTGTTGGTGAGTCAACAGGACCTAAAAACTTTGGAAGAGCACCAACAGAACCTAGCACCCATGGATCTACACAAGATGTTAACTGA